Part of the Burkholderia humptydooensis genome, GTCGTGCTCGAAGCGGGGCATCTGCGCGGCGCGGACCGCGCGCGGCAGCAAGCGAGCTGACGCGGCGCGCGCCCCGAGCCGCACGAGCGCAGCGGCCGCGCTCTCGCCGCCGCCCGCGTGGCCGCATGCGTTATTCGCCCAACGCCTTCCTTGCGCGCGCGATCAGCGCCGACGTCGACGAATCGTGCTTTGCCGGATCGGCCTGCGCGGCCGTCAGGTCCGCCTCGACGACCTTGCCCAGAATCTTGCCGAGCTCGACGCCCCACTGGTCGAACGGATTGATGTTCCACACCGCCGCCTGTACGAGCACCTTGTGCTCGTACAGCGCGATCAGCGCGCCGAGCGTGCGCGGCGTGAGTGCGTCGACGAGAAGCGTCGTCGTCGGCCGGTTGCCGGGGAACGTCAGGTGCGGCGCGAGCTCGGGCTTGGTCGGGCCGGCGATCTTGCGCGCTTCGTCGAGCGTGCGGCCGAGCATCAGCGCCTCGCTCTGCGCGAAGCAGTTCGCGAGCAGCTTCGGATGATGGCTCGCGAGCGGATGCTCGGGCGTGAGCACCGCGATGAAATCGATCGGCACGAGCGTCGGGCCCTGGTGCAGCATCTGGAAGAACGCGTGCTGGCCGTTCGTGCCGGGCTCGCCCCACGTGACGGCGGACGTCGGGTAATCGACGAACGCGCCGTCGATTCGCGCGGACTTGCCATTGCTCTCCATCTCGAGCTGCTGCAGGTACGACGGCAGGTAATGCAGCGCCTCCGAGTACGGCGCGACGAGATAGCTCTGCGCGCCGAAGAAATTCCGATACCAGATGCCGACGAGACCCTGCAGCACCGGCAGGTTGCGCTCGAGTGGCGCGGTGCGGAAGTGCTCGTCCATGTCGTGCGCGCCGGCGAGCAGTTCGTCGAAGCGCTCGGGCCCGATCGCGATCATGATCGACAGGCCGACCGCCGACCACAACGAATAGCGGCCGCCGACCCAGTCCCACATCTCGAACACGTTCGCCTCGGCGATGCCGAACCTGACGACCTCGGCGGGATTCGCCGACACGCCGACGAAGTGCTTCGCGAGCGCGCTCTCCGGGCAGCCGTTCGCGACGAACCAGTCGCGCAGCGAGCGCGCGTTCGTCATCGTCTCGAGCGTCGTGAAGGTCTTCGACACGATGATCGCGAGCGTTTCCTGCGGATCGATCTGCTCGAGCACGCGCGCGAGGTCCGCGCCGTCGACGTTCGACACGAAGTGCGTCGCGATGTCGGGCGTCGCGACGTGGTGCAGCGCGTGGACGACCATCTTCGGCCCGAGGTCCGAGCCGCCGATGCCGATGTTCACGACGTGGCGGATCCGCTTGCCGGTGTGGCCCGTCCATGCGCCGCTGCGCACCGCGTCGGCGAAGCGCGCCATTTTCGCGCGCTCGGCCGCGACCTGCGCGTGGAACGGCGCGTCGGGCGCATTCGCGCGCAGCGCGGTGTGCAGCGCCGCGCGTCCTTCAGTCGGATTCACGGTTTCGCCCGCGAACATCGCGTCGCGGCGCGCCTCGACGCCCGCTTCGCGCGCGAGCTGCACGAGGAGGGCGAGCGTCGCGTCGGTGATGCGGTTCTTCGAGAAATCGGCGGCGAGGCCGCCGCCTTCGAACGTGAAGCGTTCGGCGCGCGTCGGCGCGCGATCGTTGGCGGGGGCGAACCAGTCGCGCAGATGCGCGTCGCGGATCTCTTCGTAGTGCGCTTGCAGCGCGGGCCAAACGGGGAGCGAATTCAGCGTCATGGCAATCAGGAGCGAAACAGCATGAACCGGGGGAGGGCCGCGCCTGCGCGCCGGCGCGCGGCATGCAGGCGGACGAGGAGCCCGCCTGGGCGGCGGGACGATCAGTATAGCGGCGCTTCGCCCGGTGCGGCGGGTCGCGTATAAAACAGCCGATTGACGAGCACGCGCACGGCGGCCGCGAGCTCGCCCGCGGCGAGGCCCGCGGGGCCCGCGCCAGCCGCGCACAGCCGCTCGGCGGCGAGCCCGTGCAGATAGACGCCGGCGAGCGCCGCTTCGTAGCGCGGCATGCGCTGCGCAAGAAACGCGCCGATCAGGCCGCCCAGCACGTCGCCCGTGCCGCCCGTGGCGAGCGCCGCGTTGCCGGTCGGATTGATCGCGATACGGCCGTCGGGCGCCGCGATCACGGTGCCCGACCCCTTCAGCACGACGACCGCCGAAAAGCGCGCGGCGAGCGCGCGCGCGGCGGCGATACGGTCGCGCTGGACGTCGGCCGCGTCGGTGGCAAGCAGGCGCGCGGCTTCGAGCGGATGCGGCGTGAGGACGGCGGCGTCG contains:
- the pgi gene encoding glucose-6-phosphate isomerase; this encodes MTLNSLPVWPALQAHYEEIRDAHLRDWFAPANDRAPTRAERFTFEGGGLAADFSKNRITDATLALLVQLAREAGVEARRDAMFAGETVNPTEGRAALHTALRANAPDAPFHAQVAAERAKMARFADAVRSGAWTGHTGKRIRHVVNIGIGGSDLGPKMVVHALHHVATPDIATHFVSNVDGADLARVLEQIDPQETLAIIVSKTFTTLETMTNARSLRDWFVANGCPESALAKHFVGVSANPAEVVRFGIAEANVFEMWDWVGGRYSLWSAVGLSIMIAIGPERFDELLAGAHDMDEHFRTAPLERNLPVLQGLVGIWYRNFFGAQSYLVAPYSEALHYLPSYLQQLEMESNGKSARIDGAFVDYPTSAVTWGEPGTNGQHAFFQMLHQGPTLVPIDFIAVLTPEHPLASHHPKLLANCFAQSEALMLGRTLDEARKIAGPTKPELAPHLTFPGNRPTTTLLVDALTPRTLGALIALYEHKVLVQAAVWNINPFDQWGVELGKILGKVVEADLTAAQADPAKHDSSTSALIARARKALGE